In Deferribacteraceae bacterium V6Fe1, one genomic interval encodes:
- the tadA gene encoding Flp pilus assembly complex ATPase component TadA → MMNRLGEDLLAKGLISKEQLNTALERQKVTKERLGNILVKLGFITEQDLSNFLIEKYNVPKYSEETVSIPASLQKMVDFNYVVNYGIIPFKADDKSIYVGINNFNNLIEIDSLNQRLGKKVVPYFFKDSMFEKIMSDFAKFPYGVKDYEFKPFKVFAKDKLNSNYTLADFLKVLEEFDSSLKYVIFMEGERPVARKSRVNYRLVFDEIKRAKILEFIKQTTGEDERKKLVKDGYVNFKKEFNNKTYSFLIFKSQDKFSIHVKDASSTIPDIENLGFKEDIQKYLVQVPKGLTIFTAPYRHGKSTVFSSIVNLYNKTKPFNIVMIDTNIENYIPQNKSVVTIIECEEKSQFSKKLRIANELDPDVVFVSDIPDVETLDMLLNICESGASVFVAMDCGSISVFFEKINLIAAGASDYYLSRLADMINGIINMRLVPVKGIDRRILVYESVFNAFKLKKAIKDKNFSYIDTQFKGTPDFIPIEKKLAELFNKGTIEYDVAETFSNDVELFKRYANINI, encoded by the coding sequence ATGATGAATCGCTTGGGAGAAGATCTGTTAGCAAAAGGTTTGATATCGAAAGAGCAGCTGAATACAGCTCTTGAAAGACAAAAGGTTACTAAAGAAAGATTGGGCAATATATTGGTGAAACTTGGGTTTATCACTGAGCAGGATCTGTCTAATTTTTTAATAGAAAAGTATAATGTGCCAAAATATTCGGAAGAAACGGTAAGTATCCCCGCAAGTTTACAAAAGATGGTAGATTTTAATTATGTTGTAAATTATGGGATTATTCCGTTCAAGGCTGACGATAAATCTATCTATGTGGGGATTAATAACTTTAACAATTTGATTGAAATTGACTCATTAAACCAAAGATTGGGGAAGAAGGTTGTCCCTTACTTTTTCAAAGATTCGATGTTTGAAAAGATAATGAGTGATTTTGCTAAATTTCCTTATGGCGTTAAAGATTATGAGTTTAAACCTTTCAAGGTATTTGCTAAGGATAAGCTTAATTCCAATTACACCCTTGCAGATTTTTTGAAGGTACTTGAAGAGTTTGACAGCTCATTGAAATATGTAATATTTATGGAAGGGGAGAGGCCTGTTGCCAGAAAGTCAAGAGTAAATTACAGGCTTGTTTTTGATGAGATTAAAAGGGCTAAGATTCTTGAGTTTATTAAACAGACAACAGGGGAAGATGAACGTAAAAAGCTTGTTAAGGATGGGTATGTTAATTTTAAAAAAGAGTTTAACAATAAAACATATTCCTTTTTAATTTTTAAAAGCCAAGATAAGTTTAGTATCCATGTAAAAGATGCATCATCCACTATTCCTGATATTGAAAACTTGGGATTTAAAGAAGATATACAAAAATACTTAGTCCAAGTCCCAAAAGGGCTGACTATTTTTACCGCTCCGTACAGACACGGAAAGAGCACCGTATTTTCTTCCATTGTAAATCTATATAACAAAACTAAGCCTTTTAATATTGTCATGATAGATACTAATATTGAAAACTATATCCCTCAGAATAAATCAGTTGTCACTATTATTGAGTGTGAAGAAAAGAGTCAGTTTTCAAAAAAATTGAGAATTGCAAATGAATTGGACCCTGATGTTGTTTTTGTTTCTGACATTCCGGATGTTGAAACACTTGATATGCTTCTCAATATATGTGAGTCCGGGGCGTCTGTATTTGTTGCAATGGATTGTGGCAGTATTAGTGTGTTTTTCGAAAAGATAAATCTGATTGCTGCAGGTGCCAGCGACTACTATTTGAGCAGACTTGCAGATATGATAAACGGTATTATAAATATGCGCCTTGTGCCTGTCAAAGGAATAGATAGACGGATTTTGGTTTATGAATCTGTATTTAATGCCTTTAAGCTTAAAAAAGCAATTAAGGATAAAAATTTTTCGTATATAGATACGCAATTTAAGGGGACACCCGATTTTATCCCAATAGAGAAAAAACTTGCAGAATTGTTTAATAAGGGTACGATTGAGTATGATGTGGCTGAGACTTTTTCAAATGATGTGGAGCTCTTCAAGAGGTATGCTAACATAAATATTTAA
- a CDS encoding ATP-dependent DNA helicase, whose protein sequence is MDIQTFFSVDSPLVSLLPDFKVRKYQGDLSAFINDTIENYETSVIEAPTGSGKTLAYLIPAFLSNKKVIISTKSKQLMNQLYYKDIAALKQLTIWDKYVSVLKGKKNYFCLQRYYKYILPFADEYPDVVEWYGDKKNEEILEVPFYRFDEAVHDKITADSFQCSAGKCEYFGVCHFYRAKEIANMSDIVITNHYLLLTDIASKSKSGFLSNFENFDHIIFDEAHSIVDIFPMFAGEEVSLNNLKSFLKDNKDLIRIDIYTEITNKIRVFETKIKNKETLNENHINTFENILNFIRENILDLLENDERENFKKIEKSFKFILEHTGVKLVEPTKQSALIKLLPLKVNDIFYEGLTKTAISATFISATLTTDKSFDFFKQELGLPNNISEYIVDQNNFRKNSVYVIPKNAKDKSKLYVEYVSKIDAPMLIIFNSISMMNKMYEILKENVKNKNIILQQSVNMGEFFADSKDVILGCAVLREGIDIKTNSKIKCVIIDKLPFENISDVYLNMKAKDIEENGKNSFKDFYLPRAVIYFKQSIGRLIRSEDDSGVCIILDDRVLTKNYGKYFLEEIDKNRIYDDLQSALNDLEDSYEQY, encoded by the coding sequence ATGGATATACAGACTTTTTTTTCTGTGGACTCCCCCCTTGTTTCGCTTCTCCCTGATTTCAAAGTGCGAAAATACCAGGGGGATTTGTCCGCATTTATTAATGATACGATAGAAAATTATGAGACATCTGTGATAGAAGCTCCTACGGGGAGCGGTAAGACACTGGCATATCTTATCCCTGCATTTTTATCTAATAAGAAAGTGATAATATCCACCAAATCAAAACAACTTATGAATCAGCTGTACTATAAGGATATAGCGGCACTTAAACAGCTTACTATATGGGATAAGTATGTAAGTGTGTTGAAAGGGAAGAAAAACTACTTTTGTTTGCAGAGATATTACAAGTATATACTACCTTTTGCGGATGAATATCCTGATGTAGTGGAGTGGTATGGTGATAAAAAGAATGAAGAGATTCTTGAAGTGCCATTTTATAGATTTGATGAAGCGGTGCATGACAAGATAACTGCCGATAGTTTTCAGTGTAGTGCCGGCAAGTGCGAATATTTTGGTGTATGTCATTTTTATCGGGCAAAAGAGATTGCCAATATGTCTGATATCGTTATAACAAATCACTATTTGCTTCTTACTGATATAGCTTCAAAAAGTAAATCTGGCTTTTTGTCAAACTTTGAAAATTTTGACCATATTATTTTCGATGAAGCACACTCGATTGTTGATATTTTCCCGATGTTTGCTGGCGAAGAGGTTTCTTTGAATAACCTGAAATCTTTTTTAAAAGATAATAAAGATTTGATAAGGATTGACATATATACGGAGATAACAAATAAAATTAGAGTTTTTGAAACTAAGATTAAAAATAAAGAAACTTTGAATGAAAACCATATAAATACTTTCGAGAATATTTTAAATTTTATCAGAGAAAATATATTGGATTTGTTGGAAAATGATGAAAGGGAAAATTTTAAAAAGATTGAAAAAAGTTTTAAGTTTATACTTGAGCATACGGGGGTGAAGTTGGTTGAGCCCACCAAACAGTCGGCACTAATAAAATTATTGCCTTTAAAAGTTAATGACATATTTTACGAGGGGCTTACTAAAACGGCTATTAGTGCTACTTTTATCAGTGCTACCCTTACTACGGACAAATCGTTCGATTTTTTCAAGCAAGAGCTTGGTTTGCCAAACAATATCTCTGAATATATTGTCGACCAAAATAATTTTAGGAAGAATTCCGTATATGTAATCCCTAAGAATGCCAAAGATAAGTCAAAGCTATATGTAGAGTATGTGAGTAAAATTGATGCACCAATGCTTATAATTTTTAACAGCATAAGCATGATGAATAAAATGTATGAAATATTAAAAGAGAATGTTAAAAATAAGAATATTATTTTGCAGCAAAGTGTAAATATGGGTGAATTTTTCGCTGACAGTAAAGATGTTATACTTGGCTGTGCTGTTTTGAGAGAAGGGATAGACATAAAGACAAATTCTAAAATAAAATGTGTAATTATAGACAAACTTCCCTTTGAAAATATCAGTGATGTTTATCTGAATATGAAGGCAAAAGATATTGAAGAAAACGGCAAAAATTCTTTTAAAGACTTTTATCTGCCGCGCGCAGTTATATATTTCAAACAATCTATCGGAAGATTGATTAGAAGTGAAGATGATTCAGGTGTTTGTATAATTTTGGATGACAGGGTACTTACTAAAAATTATGGAAAGTATTTCCTTGAAGAAATAGATAAAAATAGAATATATGATGATTTGCAGTCTGCACTTAATGATTTGGAGGATAGTTATGAACAGTATTAA
- a CDS encoding glucose-6-phosphate isomerase, protein MNSIKLDYNFCMSDNVNSSISYDDLQKKINQVKSGYSKLMEMVSSGEVGFTKLPDKDLSKIVDYAKSVSGQFNDMIVIGIGGSSLGLEAIENALLPFNFNTLSLAERGYFPRLWVADNVDPVKIGWILKKCNPEDTLVLIVTKSGSTVETAANACIVIEWLKESGVDIKKHVVAITDPESGSLRKYVNESGIQSFEVEKNVGGRFSVLSAVGLLPAAILGVKADKLLEGAKYALENERQFLTLSAIYLHYYLEKRINVLMPYSSSLQKFSFWFSQLWAESLGKKYDMSGNEVFTGTTPFPAIGANDQHSLVQLFREGPDDKLITFVEVKSHALEKSIKEPFYGDFDYLKGVELSALLNTELAATEAALLKSNRPSLKIIVDYLDEFSLGYLFMLYELTTAIVGLSLNVNPFDQPGVEEGKQFAYGILGRKGFEEKLMEFKKLNSKIDEYII, encoded by the coding sequence ATGAACAGTATTAAATTGGACTATAATTTTTGTATGAGCGATAACGTTAATTCATCTATTTCATACGATGACTTGCAAAAAAAGATAAATCAAGTCAAGTCAGGCTATTCCAAACTTATGGAAATGGTTTCAAGTGGTGAGGTAGGATTTACTAAGTTGCCTGACAAAGACTTAAGCAAGATTGTAGATTATGCGAAAAGTGTGAGCGGGCAGTTCAATGATATGATTGTTATTGGAATTGGCGGTTCTTCATTGGGACTTGAGGCAATAGAGAATGCTCTTTTACCATTTAATTTTAATACATTAAGCCTTGCGGAAAGAGGATATTTCCCAAGGCTTTGGGTAGCAGACAATGTTGACCCCGTAAAGATAGGGTGGATACTCAAAAAGTGCAATCCTGAGGATACGTTGGTCTTGATAGTGACAAAATCGGGAAGTACCGTTGAGACAGCCGCAAATGCTTGTATTGTAATTGAATGGCTTAAAGAGTCAGGCGTTGATATTAAAAAGCATGTTGTGGCGATTACCGACCCTGAAAGCGGGAGTTTGAGAAAATATGTAAATGAGTCCGGTATTCAGTCATTTGAGGTTGAAAAGAATGTGGGTGGGAGATTTTCAGTTTTATCTGCGGTGGGGCTTTTGCCTGCTGCAATTTTGGGCGTAAAAGCAGACAAATTATTGGAAGGTGCTAAATATGCACTTGAAAATGAAAGGCAGTTTTTAACACTTTCGGCTATTTACTTGCATTATTATCTTGAGAAAAGAATAAATGTATTAATGCCTTATAGTTCAAGTTTACAAAAGTTTTCTTTTTGGTTTTCACAGCTTTGGGCTGAGAGTCTTGGCAAAAAGTATGATATGAGTGGCAATGAGGTGTTTACAGGGACGACTCCGTTTCCTGCAATAGGTGCCAATGACCAACATTCATTGGTGCAGCTTTTTAGAGAAGGTCCTGATGATAAGCTGATTACATTTGTGGAAGTGAAAAGTCATGCTTTGGAGAAATCTATCAAGGAGCCTTTTTATGGGGATTTCGACTATTTGAAAGGGGTAGAGCTGTCAGCCCTTTTAAATACAGAACTTGCCGCTACTGAAGCTGCTCTTTTAAAAAGTAATAGACCGAGTTTAAAAATCATTGTTGATTATCTTGATGAATTTTCTTTGGGATATCTTTTTATGTTATATGAACTTACTACCGCTATAGTAGGTCTTAGTTTAAATGTTAATCCGTTTGACCAGCCCGGTGTTGAGGAAGGAAAACAGTTTGCATATGGAATTTTGGGTAGAAAAGGGTTTGAAGAAAAGCTTATGGAATTTAAAAAACTGAATAGTAAAATTGATGAGTACATTATTTGA
- the tilS gene encoding tRNA lysidine(34) synthetase TilS has product MSTLFEQELLKNLTYCKNKKILVAFSGGADSSALLYALVKNDFDVIACHVNHSIRGEFADRDEMFCVDFCKKLNVELIVKRINVPEYVRKNNVSVEDAARKLRYDELFKVFEEKNADYMFTAHHLDDLVETFFVKLFQGSSIYNLKGFGFNEGFLKRPLLYIKKELILDFIKEENIKYVVDETNFSSDYVRNWLRAEIIPVIKSYSAGYLKNIIKIQNESGELKDYLSHKIKNVKFDRHNTYYSCSLKKLVKLDTYEKKFVFAEFFKKFFRVEKVHVELALECIEKSEHSVRINLPKDYIFEKSYDKIYFFNKNILCGFRYNKSPGESRVFISEIGKNIEFSGELTHMELTVRNRLPGDRLKGKKVKDLFIDKKVDLFLRDISCVVESCGKIIYVENITESESIKII; this is encoded by the coding sequence ATGAGTACATTATTTGAACAAGAGCTACTTAAAAATCTAACTTACTGTAAGAATAAAAAAATACTTGTTGCCTTTTCAGGTGGGGCTGATTCATCCGCTCTTTTGTATGCTCTTGTAAAAAATGATTTTGATGTAATTGCTTGCCATGTGAATCATTCCATAAGAGGAGAGTTTGCAGACAGGGATGAAATGTTTTGCGTAGATTTTTGTAAAAAGCTTAATGTGGAATTGATTGTAAAGAGAATAAATGTTCCGGAATATGTGAGAAAAAATAATGTTAGTGTTGAGGATGCCGCGAGAAAGCTCAGGTATGACGAGCTATTTAAGGTATTTGAAGAGAAAAATGCTGATTACATGTTTACTGCTCACCATCTGGATGACCTTGTTGAAACATTTTTTGTAAAGCTTTTTCAAGGGAGCTCTATTTACAATTTGAAGGGATTTGGTTTTAATGAAGGGTTTTTAAAAAGACCTCTTCTTTATATTAAAAAGGAATTGATTCTTGATTTTATTAAAGAGGAAAATATTAAATATGTTGTTGATGAGACAAATTTTTCTTCAGATTATGTTAGAAATTGGCTGAGAGCAGAAATTATCCCCGTGATTAAGAGCTATAGTGCCGGATATTTAAAAAATATTATTAAAATTCAAAATGAATCTGGTGAGTTGAAAGATTATCTTTCACATAAGATAAAAAATGTAAAGTTTGATAGGCACAATACTTATTATTCTTGTTCTTTGAAAAAGCTCGTAAAATTGGATACTTATGAAAAAAAGTTTGTTTTTGCAGAATTTTTTAAAAAATTTTTCAGAGTAGAGAAAGTACATGTTGAGTTGGCTTTGGAATGTATTGAAAAGAGCGAGCACTCTGTGAGAATAAATTTACCAAAAGACTATATTTTTGAAAAAAGTTATGATAAAATCTATTTTTTTAATAAAAATATATTGTGCGGGTTTAGATATAATAAAAGCCCCGGAGAAAGTCGTGTTTTTATAAGTGAAATTGGTAAAAATATTGAGTTTTCCGGAGAGCTTACTCATATGGAATTAACGGTAAGAAACAGACTTCCCGGTGATAGATTAAAAGGGAAAAAAGTAAAAGACCTTTTTATAGATAAAAAAGTGGACCTTTTTTTGAGAGATATTTCATGTGTAGTTGAAAGTTGTGGCAAAATTATTTATGTTGAAAATATTACGGAAAGTGAAAGTATAAAAATAATATAG
- the hpt gene encoding hypoxanthine phosphoribosyltransferase, which translates to MSKHVLEPFIKKEDIALKVKELGEKITNDFKGEKVLLVGVLKGAWMFLSDLSKNIDLDVEISFISVSSYVGEKTTTSGVVRLMCDIDRPLEGKNLILVEDIVDTGLTLNYLKKLLSVRKPKSISICTLLDKPSRRVAPINPDYCAFEIPDEFVVGYGLDFNNRYRNLPEIYKLIIGEDN; encoded by the coding sequence ATGAGTAAGCATGTTTTGGAACCTTTTATAAAAAAGGAAGATATAGCGTTAAAAGTAAAAGAGCTGGGTGAGAAAATTACAAATGATTTTAAAGGTGAGAAGGTGTTACTTGTGGGAGTATTGAAAGGTGCTTGGATGTTTCTAAGCGATTTGTCCAAAAATATAGATCTTGATGTTGAGATAAGTTTTATAAGTGTTTCAAGCTATGTTGGCGAGAAGACTACTACAAGTGGGGTTGTTCGTTTGATGTGTGATATAGACAGACCGCTTGAGGGTAAAAATTTGATTTTAGTGGAAGATATTGTTGATACAGGTTTGACCTTAAATTACTTGAAAAAGCTTCTTTCCGTAAGAAAACCAAAATCTATCAGTATTTGTACTCTTTTGGATAAACCGTCAAGAAGGGTAGCTCCGATTAATCCGGATTATTGTGCTTTTGAAATACCTGATGAATTTGTTGTAGGTTACGGACTTGATTTTAATAATAGGTATAGAAATTTGCCTGAAATATACAAGCTAATAATAGGCGAAGATAATTAG
- the ftsH gene encoding ATP-dependent zinc metalloprotease FtsH produces the protein MKNNFYKNISLWFVIALLMVVMFNFFDAGQGVRQKISYSDFINKVATDQVQTVLIKDKLITGTFQNGEQFETFAPDDNELVKMLREHNVQIFVKPPEQNPWYLQILISWLPMILLIGVWIFFMRQMQGGSGKAFSFGKSKAKLLTQDQHKVTFKDVAGVEEAKEELEEIIEFLKDPHKFQKLGGKIPKGVLLVGPPGTGKTLLAKAVAGEAGVPFFTISGSDFVEMFVGVGASRVRDLFEQGKKNAPCIIFIDEIDAVGRHRGAGLGGGHDEREQTLNQLLVEMDGFESAEGVILIAATNRPDVLDPALLRPGRFDRQVVVPRPDFKGRFEILKVHASKTPLADDVNLEIIAKGTPGFAGAELANLVNEAALLAARKNKDKVGMAEFEEAKDKVMMGKERRSMVISEEEKENTAYHEAGHAIVAKFIPGSDPVHKVSIIPRGMALGVTQQLPKDDKYMYTKEYLEGRLAVLMGGRAAEVLIFNRYTTGAGNDIERATDIARNMVCSWGMSEKLGPLAFGKKDEAIFLGKELSTHKNFSEKTAVMIDEEVKAIVTTSYRRAYKILEEHLDVLHAVSKLLLEKETIDGKDIDQIINGVEISEEEVEKKDDVTAD, from the coding sequence ATGAAGAACAATTTTTATAAAAACATTTCTTTATGGTTTGTAATAGCATTACTGATGGTAGTAATGTTTAATTTTTTTGATGCAGGCCAGGGGGTCAGACAAAAGATATCCTATTCGGATTTTATTAATAAAGTAGCTACTGATCAGGTGCAGACTGTCCTTATCAAAGACAAGCTTATTACAGGCACATTTCAAAATGGTGAACAATTTGAAACTTTTGCCCCGGATGATAATGAACTTGTCAAGATGTTAAGAGAGCACAATGTTCAGATATTTGTCAAGCCGCCTGAGCAAAATCCTTGGTATCTTCAAATTTTAATTTCATGGCTTCCAATGATTCTTTTGATAGGGGTATGGATTTTCTTCATGAGACAGATGCAGGGCGGAAGCGGCAAAGCGTTTAGTTTTGGCAAAAGTAAAGCAAAGCTTTTAACTCAGGATCAGCACAAAGTCACTTTTAAAGATGTGGCAGGTGTCGAAGAGGCTAAAGAAGAGCTTGAAGAAATAATAGAATTTTTAAAAGATCCGCACAAATTTCAAAAATTGGGTGGAAAGATTCCAAAAGGTGTTCTTCTGGTTGGCCCTCCGGGGACAGGTAAGACACTTTTGGCAAAAGCTGTGGCCGGTGAGGCCGGTGTGCCGTTTTTTACAATAAGCGGTTCGGATTTCGTTGAAATGTTTGTCGGTGTCGGAGCCTCCAGAGTGAGAGATTTGTTTGAACAAGGGAAAAAGAATGCTCCCTGTATAATTTTTATAGATGAAATTGACGCTGTGGGTAGACACAGAGGTGCAGGTCTTGGCGGAGGCCATGATGAAAGGGAACAGACATTGAATCAGCTTCTTGTGGAAATGGACGGATTTGAATCCGCAGAAGGGGTTATTCTTATTGCTGCAACTAACAGGCCTGATGTGTTAGACCCGGCTTTATTAAGACCGGGAAGATTTGACAGGCAGGTTGTCGTTCCGAGACCAGATTTTAAAGGGAGATTTGAGATATTAAAAGTACATGCTTCTAAGACACCCCTTGCTGATGATGTAAATTTGGAAATAATCGCAAAAGGTACACCGGGGTTTGCAGGCGCTGAGCTTGCTAATCTTGTAAATGAAGCAGCACTTCTTGCAGCAAGAAAAAATAAAGATAAAGTCGGTATGGCAGAGTTTGAAGAGGCTAAAGACAAGGTGATGATGGGGAAAGAGAGAAGGAGCATGGTTATTTCGGAAGAAGAGAAGGAAAATACCGCTTATCATGAAGCCGGCCATGCTATTGTCGCAAAATTTATCCCCGGCAGCGACCCTGTTCACAAAGTTAGTATCATTCCAAGAGGTATGGCACTTGGTGTTACACAGCAATTGCCTAAGGATGATAAATATATGTACACAAAAGAATATCTTGAAGGAAGACTCGCCGTATTAATGGGGGGTAGAGCAGCTGAGGTGTTGATTTTCAACAGGTATACGACAGGTGCAGGGAATGATATAGAAAGGGCTACAGATATTGCAAGAAATATGGTCTGTTCTTGGGGTATGAGTGAAAAGCTGGGGCCGCTTGCCTTTGGGAAGAAGGATGAGGCTATATTTTTGGGAAAAGAATTGTCAACTCATAAAAATTTTAGCGAGAAGACAGCAGTAATGATAGATGAAGAAGTAAAAGCTATTGTGACAACAAGCTACAGAAGAGCATATAAGATTTTGGAAGAACATTTGGATGTACTTCATGCTGTATCTAAGTTGTTGTTGGAAAAAGAGACTATTGATGGCAAAGATATCGATCAGATTATAAATGGTGTAGAGATTTCCGAAGAAGAAGTTGAAAAGAAGGATGATGTTACAGCAGATTAG
- the folP gene encoding dihydropteroate synthase, giving the protein MMLQQISPEKDRLIYEIKKIGADPYALKMWEKGVNINIKFKNISYAQANIIKQEAIASGIDAVVSKGTVSGAKERTDILILGNINGVRRLVKRLKLQPFGLEKLAEDISFLISAKRKDYFLARDKKIELSKTVIMGILNATPDSFSDGGLYLSEESIGERLALLNKYSDIIDIGGESTRPGAAEITDSEEINRISYPLEKALELTDKVISVDTTKSKVAEYALKKGAHMINDISGLTFDADMARVCADFGAAVCIMHIKGRPKDMQENTDYGNMLEEIKCFLHDRIDYALKMGIDEDKIIIDPGIGFGKSLEDNYVIIKYLKEFESFGFPLLIGLSRKSLIGKVDGSKANERDLTSKVLEAISVVNGADIIRTHDVENLSKIITVVDFYKKVNIND; this is encoded by the coding sequence ATGATGTTACAGCAGATTAGCCCTGAGAAAGACAGATTGATATATGAAATAAAAAAGATAGGTGCTGACCCATACGCCCTAAAAATGTGGGAAAAAGGGGTCAATATTAATATAAAGTTTAAAAATATAAGCTATGCGCAGGCAAATATTATTAAGCAAGAAGCAATTGCAAGCGGTATTGATGCTGTAGTATCCAAAGGTACGGTATCGGGAGCAAAAGAGCGGACGGATATTTTGATTTTAGGAAACATAAATGGAGTAAGAAGGCTTGTTAAGCGGCTAAAGTTGCAGCCTTTCGGTTTGGAAAAGTTGGCGGAAGATATTAGTTTTTTAATATCTGCTAAGAGGAAAGATTATTTTTTGGCAAGAGATAAAAAGATTGAACTATCAAAAACAGTTATTATGGGTATATTAAATGCTACTCCCGACTCTTTCAGTGATGGTGGGCTGTATCTTTCAGAGGAAAGTATCGGTGAACGACTTGCATTGTTAAACAAATATTCGGACATTATAGATATCGGTGGTGAGTCGACAAGGCCCGGAGCTGCAGAGATTACAGATAGTGAGGAGATTAATAGAATTTCTTACCCGCTTGAAAAGGCATTGGAGTTAACTGATAAAGTAATTTCAGTTGATACTACAAAATCAAAGGTCGCAGAATATGCCCTAAAAAAAGGGGCACATATGATAAATGATATCAGTGGACTTACATTTGACGCTGATATGGCAAGAGTTTGTGCTGATTTTGGTGCTGCAGTTTGTATTATGCATATCAAAGGAAGACCAAAAGATATGCAAGAAAATACGGACTATGGAAATATGCTTGAAGAGATAAAGTGCTTTTTACATGACCGTATAGATTACGCTTTGAAAATGGGAATTGATGAGGATAAAATAATAATAGATCCCGGCATAGGATTTGGTAAATCATTGGAAGATAATTATGTTATAATTAAATATCTTAAAGAGTTTGAAAGTTTTGGATTCCCTTTGTTGATTGGGCTGTCGAGAAAATCTTTGATAGGCAAGGTAGATGGGAGTAAGGCAAATGAAAGGGATTTAACGTCTAAGGTACTTGAGGCAATAAGTGTTGTAAATGGTGCCGATATTATTAGGACGCATGACGTGGAGAATTTAAGTAAAATAATTACTGTTGTTGATTTTTATAAAAAGGTGAATATTAATGATTGA
- a CDS encoding TIGR00159 family protein, which produces MIEILKSFSIVDVIDIAIISFIIYKALILIKGTRAFNMIFGIVVIIILSLISKYVGLKTTSWVMSNLSGYLFLTIIVLFQPEIRRALAFIGDTKVFGTGVVSYEKIIDEITKAATILANRQIGALIVLENETKLEHYIQAGTLIDSLVTKDLLVSIFIPYSPLHDGAVIISEGKLKFAGSILPLTKKENIDKKFGTRHRAALGITEETDAICIVVSEERGTISLTYKGKISSELDAELLKSSLVDIVNMYKSNSKKGKVSDK; this is translated from the coding sequence ATGATTGAAATTTTAAAATCATTCTCCATCGTTGATGTTATAGATATCGCAATAATCAGCTTTATCATTTATAAAGCTCTTATCCTCATCAAAGGGACGAGAGCCTTCAATATGATATTCGGCATTGTTGTAATAATTATTTTATCCCTTATTTCAAAATATGTGGGGCTTAAAACTACAAGTTGGGTAATGAGCAATCTTTCTGGTTACTTGTTTTTGACGATTATAGTGTTATTTCAGCCAGAAATAAGAAGGGCTTTGGCATTTATCGGTGATACGAAGGTTTTTGGTACGGGTGTGGTTAGTTATGAGAAAATTATTGATGAAATTACAAAAGCTGCGACAATACTTGCAAACAGGCAGATAGGTGCTTTAATTGTTTTGGAAAATGAGACGAAGCTGGAGCATTATATCCAGGCAGGCACACTTATTGATTCTTTGGTCACAAAGGATTTGCTTGTGAGTATTTTTATTCCGTATTCTCCGCTGCATGATGGTGCCGTTATTATCTCGGAAGGGAAGCTAAAATTTGCTGGTTCCATTTTACCTTTAACCAAGAAAGAGAATATTGATAAAAAGTTTGGTACAAGACACAGGGCAGCCCTTGGCATTACCGAGGAAACAGATGCAATATGTATTGTAGTCAGTGAAGAGAGGGGGACTATCTCATTGACTTACAAAGGGAAAATTTCAAGTGAGCTTGATGCGGAATTGCTGAAGTCTTCATTAGTTGATATAGTAAACATGTATAAAAGTAATAGTAAAAAAGGGAAAGTAAGTGACAAATAA